TAATATTAAAAGTGGTCATTATAAGCTCGGAGACAAACTTCCACCAGAAAGATCTCTTGCTGAAAATTTAAATATAAGTAGAAATTCTGTTAGAGAAGGTATTCGTATTTTAAATAGAATGGGAGCGTTAAAAGTAATTCAAGGATCTGGTAATTATATACATAACAACTTTCTTAAACCTTTAGAAGAACTTATTATTTTAATGTCTTCTTTGGAAGAAAATTCCAGTTTAAAAGAAATCATAGATTTTAGATATGCCTTGGAATTAGAAGCTTTAACTCTTGCTATTGATAAAATTACACCTAATCAATTGAAAGAAATTTCTAGTTTTTTAAATATGTTAAAAACCTGTCAAACAGAAGAAATGAAATCTTTTTATGATAAAAAATTACACTTTTATATAGCTGAACTTTCTGGAAATAGGTATATTATTGATAATTTAAAAGCCTTTGATACTCTTTTAAATATTTTCATTGAAAATATTAGATCAAAAATTTTTACAGATGCAGAAAATAAGGAAAAATTATTTAAATCCCACGAAGAAATAGTTCAAGGATTATATGAAAAGAATCTTAAAAAATCAAGAGAAGCTTTAAATAGACATTTTGAATACATTTATAAATATATGAGCAAATAAAAAAAGCAAATAAAATATTTGCTTTTTTTATGGGTCTATAATATTTGGTGTTGGTATTTGTAAAAATACTAATGCCTTTATTTTTTGCAAAAAAAAATTGAGACAAATAAAAAAATCCGTTACAATTAAGTTGCGACACCAAAAGAAAGGATGT
The DNA window shown above is from Fusobacterium sp. IOR10 and carries:
- a CDS encoding FadR/GntR family transcriptional regulator, which codes for MEKNEKSYEILINFVKDNIKSGHYKLGDKLPPERSLAENLNISRNSVREGIRILNRMGALKVIQGSGNYIHNNFLKPLEELIILMSSLEENSSLKEIIDFRYALELEALTLAIDKITPNQLKEISSFLNMLKTCQTEEMKSFYDKKLHFYIAELSGNRYIIDNLKAFDTLLNIFIENIRSKIFTDAENKEKLFKSHEEIVQGLYEKNLKKSREALNRHFEYIYKYMSK